In a single window of the Zea mays cultivar B73 chromosome 5, Zm-B73-REFERENCE-NAM-5.0, whole genome shotgun sequence genome:
- the LOC103626838 gene encoding uncharacterized protein: MDENIEIDVYKNDIMEHARDLWNNWRGDLSRHYVKPTKNMQQAIKNCLNDFAQADWEWLVKEHFCSKEFIAKSKRNSRNRSNLTILHHSGSKPFRKVIYDNGGKDNNPLALDALFFMTHTKGDNFIDSESSSKHAQIQEQMLSDPSLSNAQLMDKCFPSKR, encoded by the exons ATGGATGAAAACATTGAAATTGATGTCTACAAAAATGACATCATGGAGCATGCTAGGGATTTGTGGAACAATTGGCGCGGTGACTTAAGTCGACACTATGTCAAGCCGACAAAGAATATGCAGCAAGCCATTAAGAATTGTCTGAATGATTTTGCACAAGCTGATTGGGAGTGGTTGGTCAAAGAGCATTTTTGCAGTAAGGAATTCATT GCAAAGAGCAAGAGAAATTCTAGAAACCGATCCAATTTGACAATCCTTCATCACAGTGGCAGCAAACCATTCAGGAAAGTGATTTATGACAAT GGCGGCAAGGATAATAATCCACTAGCTTTGGATGCCTTATTTTTTATGACTCACACAAAGGGTGACAATTTTATTGATTCTGAGTCCTCCAGCAAGCAT GCACAAATTCAGGAACAAATGTTATCGGATCCTTCTCTTTCCAATGCACAACTTATGGACAAGTGCTTCCCTTCAAAACGGTAG
- the LOC103626839 gene encoding protein MONOCULM 1, translated as MLGAPGHDGDDAAERAQEQAAAAAAAAADDAPSSPRGLVVASAGLLHRGDVDGARRATAEVLSTMDQRGDAADRLAHHFARALARLVDDKAAAAGGGDVAAAPAGGAPPPAPPGPTAYLAYNQIAPFLRFAHLTANQAILDAAASTSGGARRLHIVDLDAAHGVQWPPLLQAIANRADPAVGPLEVRITGAGPDRDVLLRTGDRLRAFASSLNLPFRFHPLHLPYSVQLAADPNTGLELHSDETLAVNCVLFLHRLGGEGEVATFLKWVKSMNPAVVTIAEKEANSIGSDDCSDDLPRRVTAAMSYYSAVFDALEATVPPGSADRLLVESEVLGREIDAALTPGRVGEHSWGFDAWASAARTAGLSPRPLSAFAVSQARLLLRLHYPSEGYVAEEARGACFLGWQTRPLMAVSSWQ; from the coding sequence ATGCTCGGCGCACCCGGCCACGACGGCGACGACGCCGCGGAGCGCGCGCAGGagcaagccgccgccgccgcagcagcagcagccgacgATGCTCCCTCCTCGCCAAGAGGTCTCGTGGTCGCGAGCGCCGGTCTCCTCCACCGCGGCGACGTCGACGGCGCCCGGCGCGCGACGGCTGAGGTCCTGTCCACCATGGACCAGCGGGGCGACGCGGCCGACCGCCTCGCGCACCActtcgcccgcgcgctcgctcgcctcgtgGACGACAAGGCGGCCGCCGCCGGGGGCGGCGACGTCGCCGCGGCGCCCGCGGGAGGGGCTCCGCCGCCTGCGCCCCCGGGGCCGACGGCGTACCTGGCGTACAACCAGATCGCGCCGTTTCTGCGGTTCGCGCACCTGACGGCCAACCAGGCGATCCTCGACGCCGCCGCTAGCACCAGCGGCGGCGCGCGGCGGTTGCACATCGTCGACCTTGATGCCGCGCACGGCGTGCAGTGGCCGCCGCTGCTCCAAGCCATCGCTAACCGCGCGGACCCCGCCGTCGGTCCGCTTGAGGTCCGGATCACCGGCGCTGGACCCGACCGCGACGTGCTCCTCCGCACGGGGGACCGTCTCCGCGCCTTCGCCAGCTCACTGAACCTCCCCTTCCGTTTCCACCCGCTCCACCTCCCCTACTCCGTGCAGCTCGCCGCCGACCCGAACACCGGGCTGGAGCTGCACTCGGACGAGACTCTGGCCGTCAACTGCGTGCTCTTCCTGCACAGGCTCGGCGGCGAGGGCGAGGTCGCCACGTTCCTGAAGTGGGTTAAATCCATGAACCCCGCCGTGGTGACCATCGCCGAGAAGGAAGCCAATAGCATCGGCAGCGACGACTGTTCCGATGACCTGCCGCGGCGGGTGACTGCGGCGATGAGCTACTACTCGGCCGTGTTCGACGCCCTGGAGGCGACGGTGCCGCCGGGCAGCGCTGACCGCCTCTTGGTGGAGAGCGAGGTCCTCGGCAGAGAGATCGACGCGGCGCTGACGCCGGGTCGCGTCGGCGAACACTCCTGGGGGTTCGATGCGTGGGCCTCCGCCGCGCGTACCGCCGGGCTCTCGCCTCGGCCGCTCAGCGCGTTCGCGGTGTCGCAGGCGCGGCTGCTGCTGCGGCTGCACTACCCGTCGGAGGGGTACGTCGCCGAGGAGGCACGCGGCGCGTGCTTCCTCGGCTGGCAGACGCGGCCGCTCATGGCGGTTTCGTCTTGGCAATAG